The sequence below is a genomic window from Curtobacterium sp. MCPF17_002.
TCGCGCAGCAGGTGACCGGGATCAACTCGATCATGTACTACGGCCAGCGCATCCTCATCGAGTCCGGGTTCGGTGCCAACGCTGCCCTGATCGCGAACATCGCACCGGGGATCCTCGCGGTGGTCGGTGGACTGATCGCGCTCCGGAACATGGACCGGGTCGACCGTCGGAAGACGTTCATCCTCGGCCTCTCCCTCACGACCACGTGTCACATCCTGATCGGGGTGTCGTCGGTCGTCATCCCGGACGGCAGCCCGATCCGTCCGTACGTGCTGCTCTTCCTGATCTGCGCGTTCGTGCTGTCCATGCAGTCGTGCCTCAACATCGCCGTCTGGGTCTGGCTCGCCGAGATCTTCCCGCTGAACATGCGCGGTCTCGGCACCGGCATCGCGGCGTTCGCCGGCTGGCTCATGAACGGCGTCCTCGCCCTCTACGTGCCGTCGCTCATCGAGGGTGTCGGCATCACGGGGACGTTCTTCCTCTTCGCCCTGATCGGAGCCATCGCCCTGGTGTTCATCGTGACGCAGGTCCCCGAGACCCGCGGATGGTCGCTCGAGAAGCTCGAGGAAGAGGTCACGACGGGCGCGATCTACATCGACACCATCAAGGGCAAGGCGAAGCGGGCCGGTCGCGTCGAGCGCTGACCGTGCTGCAAGATGTGGAGCATGGCTGACGACGGGTCCACCACGGCGACGCGTCGAGCGACCATGCGCGACGTCGCCGACCGCGCGGCCGTCTCCAAGTCCCTGGTCTCCCTCGCGTTCAGCTCACCGGGTTCGGTGGGTCCGGAGCGCCTCCGCCGCATCCTGGAAGCGGCGGAGGCCCTGGGCTTCCGACCGAACCGGGTCGCCCGGTCGTTGAACGGCGCACGGGACGACTTCGTCGGCATCCTGGTCGCGGACTCCCGGAACCCCGTGCTGGCCGAGGTCGTGGACGCCGCTCGGGTGTCGCTGGCCGCGGGTGGCCGACTCGGGCTGATGACCAGTGCGGTACTGCCCGACGGTTCGTCTCGCCCTCGTCTGGACCTCGACGCGGTGGCGATGCTCGGCGACCTGCAGCCCTCCGGACTCATCGTCGTGGGCTCGGTGCCGAGCATGGACCGCGTGGTCCAGGCGATGGGGGCCGCGCGCATCGTGATCGCCAGCGCGCGCCCCGGCCGGCTCGCCGGGGCCGCCACGGTCCGGGGCGACGACGAGGTGGGGATCCGGCTCGTCATCGAGCACCTCGTCGGGCTCGGGCACCAGCGGATCGGGCACGTCGGCGGCGCCGGGGGACGCGTGGCCACCGGCCGTGCGTCGGCCTTCGGCGCGGCCATGCGGGAGCGCGGACTCGACGGCAGCGTGGTCGCGGAGAGCGACTTCTCGGAAGCGGCGGGTTTCCGTGCGGCGCAGGAGCTGCTCGACCGGGACGAC
It includes:
- a CDS encoding LacI family DNA-binding transcriptional regulator — encoded protein: MADDGSTTATRRATMRDVADRAAVSKSLVSLAFSSPGSVGPERLRRILEAAEALGFRPNRVARSLNGARDDFVGILVADSRNPVLAEVVDAARVSLAAGGRLGLMTSAVLPDGSSRPRLDLDAVAMLGDLQPSGLIVVGSVPSMDRVVQAMGAARIVIASARPGRLAGAATVRGDDEVGIRLVIEHLVGLGHQRIGHVGGAGGRVATGRASAFGAAMRERGLDGSVVAESDFSEAAGFRAAQELLDRDDPPTAITAVNDLSAIGVMAAVRQRGRAASVAVTGYDNTYLAALGAVDLTSVDPDNAAIGRRAAELLLSDQDPGEVLIAPTLRVRSSSVPPSG